A genomic region of Miscanthus floridulus cultivar M001 chromosome 3, ASM1932011v1, whole genome shotgun sequence contains the following coding sequences:
- the LOC136543356 gene encoding uncharacterized protein, with protein MTSGRVVHGARLGARQGWKKGSGRGTGPAGVRAARPGEGPAGGHGAAWHEGCGRRWPGAGVGRGHGARAAGRMGSEGKAARAAGGGAGERGGQEWAGRRGHGMPGSDCPARSKNR; from the coding sequence ATGACGTCGGGGCGGGTGGTCCACGGGGCGCGGCTGGGGGCAAGGCAAGGCTGGAAAAAAGGCAGCGGTCGGGGCACAGGGCCGGCCGGGGTCAGGGCGGCGCGGCCTGGGGAAGGGCCAGCCGGGGGGCATGGCGCGGCCTGGCATGAAGGCTGCGGGCGGCGCTGGCCGGGGGCAGGGGTCGGCCGAGGGCACGGCGCACGGGCGGCCGGGCGCATGGGCAGCGAGGGCAAGGCGGCGCGGGCGgccggtggcggcgcgggcgagcgggGCGGGCAGGAGTGGGCGGGCAGGCGTGGGCACGGGATGCCTGGCAGTGACTGCCCGGCCCGGTCAAAAAACCGCTAA